CTAGAGGTTTCTCCGTTTTCTGCATAATGAAAATAAGCGCTTTCTTGAATTTCCGATCCTGGTCCATCCAATTGCAAGAGAACAAAGCTGTCGTAAATTGGTTATTCTCATGAGCAATTTCGTTTCCGCAATAGCATGGCAAACATATTTCGATCAAAACGCAAATGAAGTATGATCCTGTGTAAATTATCTCTCCTTTACTCTCGGCGAAAAATACGTAGACTGCGGTGATGCAAACACTTATTTCAGTAATGAGGAACTGAATTAAAAGGACTGCTCCAAACATGCTCTCAAAAACGTCGCGGTATCTGCGGAAATAATAAGAGAATAGAAACTTACGATAATGGCAGTAAGTAATGGAACTCACTCTAAAATGGTCCTGTGATCCCAAATGCATCTCAACAACTCCTGATAGTTCTCTTCACTACTTTTTTTCGGGTCATATCCTAGTTTAGAGACCCTGATATTCAGTGCCCGGAAATGTCCTTTCAGAACCCACAGATATAGTCCGGGGTACGTGTCGTTCATTATGTTCTGGTAGATTGTAACCCATATCCCTAGCACTTGGTAGGTAGAGATGATGATGTAGGTTCTGTCATTGTTTTGCCAATCAAATGGAAACCAGGCAGCATATACCAGCCTTCTCGTCTTCGAGAAGACAGCTGGTAGCATGCACGTCAAAGCAGCCATAGAGAATGGTGTGAAGTAAGCAATTAAGATGCGGTATGCTACCTTGACGATCCGTCTTAAATACACTTCTTCGTCATGGTCACCAACGGCTTGAAAGCGTTCATCCAAGCGTCCTAGCAATTCATTCATGCGACGGAATTGTTTGCGATTTATGTATATATTGACCGATTTCATGCTGGCCATCATCTCCGCAAAGCAGACCGACAAGTT
The window above is part of the Hermetia illucens chromosome 3, iHerIll2.2.curated.20191125, whole genome shotgun sequence genome. Proteins encoded here:
- the LOC119652148 gene encoding odorant receptor 2a-like — encoded protein: MAEKFGTKQVFRIALISFKYLGLYPADDAGIFYYIYSIFLNTSVTLFYPLSMLIDLFLSANIRHLFGNLSVCFAEMMASMKSVNIYINRKQFRRMNELLGRLDERFQAVGDHDEEVYLRRIVKVAYRILIAYFTPFSMAALTCMLPAVFSKTRRLVYAAWFPFDWQNNDRTYIIISTYQVLGIWVTIYQNIMNDTYPGLYLWVLKGHFRALNIRVSKLGYDPKKSSEENYQELLRCIWDHRTILEYRDVFESMFGAVLLIQFLITEISVCITAVYVFFAESKGEIIYTGSYFICVLIEICLPCYCGNEIAHENNQFTTALFSCNWMDQDRKFKKALIFIMQKTEKPLEIYAGGIVRVSISTLLAVFKSTYSLFAIVNRMR